One genomic window of Mercenaria mercenaria strain notata chromosome 2, MADL_Memer_1, whole genome shotgun sequence includes the following:
- the LOC123563607 gene encoding transmembrane protein 104-like isoform X3: MLMMKMKMRRISHYCLITDLSMIEDSEETPLIAEHPDTNPFEISMRTELGHMAGLFFNKIGILVFNLCIVIYLYGDLSIYAAAVPKSIRDIACTYKHQHNASDCSDTVLTDSDLCWSSSTLTRMSMYRICVAGFFLLLGGFTFFNVQKTKYLQLVTTASRWLAFGMMIVLAVIRLDKKKGQGHPPYADISGIPNLFGVCVYSFMCHHSLPSLITPIKNKSKLYHLLACDYVLILIFYLLLSLTGIYSFNELNDIYTLNFLPDPCDESKSITDVKFIQYFLALFPVFTLSTNFPIISITLRNNLKAIGYKEDRPYTWCVDRIFFPLLALVPPLGIALATNHVEFLVGITGSYAGAGIQYVIPAVLVFCARKQTSMLFSEKNIHVSPFKGKFWIVFVCIWAVVCMAFVTVNHIISGK; the protein is encoded by the exons ATGTTGATGATGAAGATGAAGATGAGGAGGATCAGCCATTATTGCCTCATAACAGACTTGTCAATG ATAGAAGATTCAGAGGAAACACCTTTGATTG CTGAACATCCAGACACAAATCCATTTGAAATTTCAATGAGGACAGAACTG ggTCATATGGCTGGGTTGTTTTTCAACAAAA tTGGGATTTTGGTGTTTAACCTATGTATTGTGATATACCTATATGGAGACCTGTCTATCTATGCTGCAGCTGTACCAAAATCTATCAGGGATATTGCTTG TACATACAAGCATCAACATAATGCTTCAGACTGCAGTGATACAGTACTAACAGACAGTGATCTATGTTGGTCCTCTAGCACACTGACCAGAATGTCCATGTACAGAATCTGTGTG GCTGGGTTTTTCCTGTTACTAGGTGGTTTTACATTCTTCAATGTACAAAAGACTAAATACCTACAGTTGGTGACAACAGCATCACGATGGCTTG CATTTGGAATGATGATTGTTCTGGCTGTTATACGACTGGACAAaaagaaaggtcaaggtcacccacCGTACGCTGATATTTCAGGAATACCAAATTTATTCGGAGTATGCGTGTATTCATTCATGTGTCATCACTCTCTGCCATCTTTAATTACACCAATCAAGAACAAATCAAAACTTTACCACCTGTTAGCCTGTGATTATGTTTTAATCTTGATATTTTACCTGTTGTTGTCTCTGACgggtatttattcttttaatgaaCTGAACGATATTTACACTCTAAACTTTTTACCAGACCCATGTGATGAGTCTAAGTCTATAACAGACGTGAagtttatacaatattttttagCGTTGTTTCCTGTTTTCACACTCAGCACAAACTTTCCAATTATTTCAATAACATTACGCAATAATTTGAAAGCAATAGGATACAAAGAAGACAGGCCATATACATGGTGTGTAGACAGGATTTTCTTCCCTTTGTTAGCATTAGTTCCTCCACTTGGTATTGCGCTGGCAACCAATCATGTTGAATTTCTAGTAGGAATTACTGGTTCCTATGCAGGAGCAGGGATACAGTATGTGATTCCAGCAGTGTTAGTGTTCTGTGCCAGGAAGCAGACGTCAATGCTATTTTCAGAAAAGAATATACATGTGTCACCTTTTAAAGGAAAGTTTTGGattgtatttgtatgtatatgGGCTGTTGTTTGTATGGCATTTGTAACTGTCAATCATATAATAAGTGGTAAATAA
- the LOC123563607 gene encoding transmembrane protein 104-like isoform X1 yields the protein MAGDIGEVGTHYSKSVGLIYVFNLIVGTGALTMPKAFEQAGWILSLITIIILSFMSFLTVTFVTEAMGIANALLKKKDTQKASINVDDEDEDEEDQPLLPHNRLVNAEHPDTNPFEISMRTELGHMAGLFFNKIGILVFNLCIVIYLYGDLSIYAAAVPKSIRDIACTYKHQHNASDCSDTVLTDSDLCWSSSTLTRMSMYRICVAGFFLLLGGFTFFNVQKTKYLQLVTTASRWLAFGMMIVLAVIRLDKKKGQGHPPYADISGIPNLFGVCVYSFMCHHSLPSLITPIKNKSKLYHLLACDYVLILIFYLLLSLTGIYSFNELNDIYTLNFLPDPCDESKSITDVKFIQYFLALFPVFTLSTNFPIISITLRNNLKAIGYKEDRPYTWCVDRIFFPLLALVPPLGIALATNHVEFLVGITGSYAGAGIQYVIPAVLVFCARKQTSMLFSEKNIHVSPFKGKFWIVFVCIWAVVCMAFVTVNHIISGK from the exons GTGGGGCTGATTTATGTCTTCAACCTGATTGTTGGGACAGGAGCTCTCACAATGCCAAAAGCTTTTGAGCAGGCAGGATGGATACTGAGCCTCATCACAATTATCATACTGTCTTTCATGAG tttTCTGACAGTTACGTTTGTCACAGAAGCCATGGGTATAGCTAATGCTTTACTGAAGAAGAAAGACACACAAAAAGCT AGTATAAATGTTGATGATGAAGATGAAGATGAGGAGGATCAGCCATTATTGCCTCATAACAGACTTGTCAATG CTGAACATCCAGACACAAATCCATTTGAAATTTCAATGAGGACAGAACTG ggTCATATGGCTGGGTTGTTTTTCAACAAAA tTGGGATTTTGGTGTTTAACCTATGTATTGTGATATACCTATATGGAGACCTGTCTATCTATGCTGCAGCTGTACCAAAATCTATCAGGGATATTGCTTG TACATACAAGCATCAACATAATGCTTCAGACTGCAGTGATACAGTACTAACAGACAGTGATCTATGTTGGTCCTCTAGCACACTGACCAGAATGTCCATGTACAGAATCTGTGTG GCTGGGTTTTTCCTGTTACTAGGTGGTTTTACATTCTTCAATGTACAAAAGACTAAATACCTACAGTTGGTGACAACAGCATCACGATGGCTTG CATTTGGAATGATGATTGTTCTGGCTGTTATACGACTGGACAAaaagaaaggtcaaggtcacccacCGTACGCTGATATTTCAGGAATACCAAATTTATTCGGAGTATGCGTGTATTCATTCATGTGTCATCACTCTCTGCCATCTTTAATTACACCAATCAAGAACAAATCAAAACTTTACCACCTGTTAGCCTGTGATTATGTTTTAATCTTGATATTTTACCTGTTGTTGTCTCTGACgggtatttattcttttaatgaaCTGAACGATATTTACACTCTAAACTTTTTACCAGACCCATGTGATGAGTCTAAGTCTATAACAGACGTGAagtttatacaatattttttagCGTTGTTTCCTGTTTTCACACTCAGCACAAACTTTCCAATTATTTCAATAACATTACGCAATAATTTGAAAGCAATAGGATACAAAGAAGACAGGCCATATACATGGTGTGTAGACAGGATTTTCTTCCCTTTGTTAGCATTAGTTCCTCCACTTGGTATTGCGCTGGCAACCAATCATGTTGAATTTCTAGTAGGAATTACTGGTTCCTATGCAGGAGCAGGGATACAGTATGTGATTCCAGCAGTGTTAGTGTTCTGTGCCAGGAAGCAGACGTCAATGCTATTTTCAGAAAAGAATATACATGTGTCACCTTTTAAAGGAAAGTTTTGGattgtatttgtatgtatatgGGCTGTTGTTTGTATGGCATTTGTAACTGTCAATCATATAATAAGTGGTAAATAA
- the LOC123563607 gene encoding transmembrane protein 104-like isoform X2: MAGDIGEVGTHYSKSVGLIYVFNLIVGTGALTMPKAFEQAGWILSLITIIILSFMSFLTVTFVTEAMGIANALLKKKDTQKAIEDSEETPLIAEHPDTNPFEISMRTELGHMAGLFFNKIGILVFNLCIVIYLYGDLSIYAAAVPKSIRDIACTYKHQHNASDCSDTVLTDSDLCWSSSTLTRMSMYRICVAGFFLLLGGFTFFNVQKTKYLQLVTTASRWLAFGMMIVLAVIRLDKKKGQGHPPYADISGIPNLFGVCVYSFMCHHSLPSLITPIKNKSKLYHLLACDYVLILIFYLLLSLTGIYSFNELNDIYTLNFLPDPCDESKSITDVKFIQYFLALFPVFTLSTNFPIISITLRNNLKAIGYKEDRPYTWCVDRIFFPLLALVPPLGIALATNHVEFLVGITGSYAGAGIQYVIPAVLVFCARKQTSMLFSEKNIHVSPFKGKFWIVFVCIWAVVCMAFVTVNHIISGK; this comes from the exons GTGGGGCTGATTTATGTCTTCAACCTGATTGTTGGGACAGGAGCTCTCACAATGCCAAAAGCTTTTGAGCAGGCAGGATGGATACTGAGCCTCATCACAATTATCATACTGTCTTTCATGAG tttTCTGACAGTTACGTTTGTCACAGAAGCCATGGGTATAGCTAATGCTTTACTGAAGAAGAAAGACACACAAAAAGCT ATAGAAGATTCAGAGGAAACACCTTTGATTG CTGAACATCCAGACACAAATCCATTTGAAATTTCAATGAGGACAGAACTG ggTCATATGGCTGGGTTGTTTTTCAACAAAA tTGGGATTTTGGTGTTTAACCTATGTATTGTGATATACCTATATGGAGACCTGTCTATCTATGCTGCAGCTGTACCAAAATCTATCAGGGATATTGCTTG TACATACAAGCATCAACATAATGCTTCAGACTGCAGTGATACAGTACTAACAGACAGTGATCTATGTTGGTCCTCTAGCACACTGACCAGAATGTCCATGTACAGAATCTGTGTG GCTGGGTTTTTCCTGTTACTAGGTGGTTTTACATTCTTCAATGTACAAAAGACTAAATACCTACAGTTGGTGACAACAGCATCACGATGGCTTG CATTTGGAATGATGATTGTTCTGGCTGTTATACGACTGGACAAaaagaaaggtcaaggtcacccacCGTACGCTGATATTTCAGGAATACCAAATTTATTCGGAGTATGCGTGTATTCATTCATGTGTCATCACTCTCTGCCATCTTTAATTACACCAATCAAGAACAAATCAAAACTTTACCACCTGTTAGCCTGTGATTATGTTTTAATCTTGATATTTTACCTGTTGTTGTCTCTGACgggtatttattcttttaatgaaCTGAACGATATTTACACTCTAAACTTTTTACCAGACCCATGTGATGAGTCTAAGTCTATAACAGACGTGAagtttatacaatattttttagCGTTGTTTCCTGTTTTCACACTCAGCACAAACTTTCCAATTATTTCAATAACATTACGCAATAATTTGAAAGCAATAGGATACAAAGAAGACAGGCCATATACATGGTGTGTAGACAGGATTTTCTTCCCTTTGTTAGCATTAGTTCCTCCACTTGGTATTGCGCTGGCAACCAATCATGTTGAATTTCTAGTAGGAATTACTGGTTCCTATGCAGGAGCAGGGATACAGTATGTGATTCCAGCAGTGTTAGTGTTCTGTGCCAGGAAGCAGACGTCAATGCTATTTTCAGAAAAGAATATACATGTGTCACCTTTTAAAGGAAAGTTTTGGattgtatttgtatgtatatgGGCTGTTGTTTGTATGGCATTTGTAACTGTCAATCATATAATAAGTGGTAAATAA